From Chrysemys picta bellii isolate R12L10 chromosome 1, ASM1138683v2, whole genome shotgun sequence:
CCCCTCGGGTCTGGGCAGGAGGCGAGTCGCTATCCCCTAGGTGGGGTAGCTGTCCGACCCTCAGGCTGGGCCCAGCCCGGCAAAGCCCTAGTGCCCCGTGAGCTgtggcctgccctgccctgctgccctACCTGATCCGTTGGGGCCAATGATGCAGTTGAATCTCATGAAAGGGCCGATGCTCTGCCGCCCCCGCCATGACTTGAagttctccagcagcagcagcttcagaAAACCCATCCCCGCGGGGAGGGGCGAGCCGGGACCCCAGAGAGGTCGACGGCCGTTAATGTCTGAAACTCCCCTCCCCTGAGAAGTTGGGTTATGTGGGAGAGTGCGCGCGCGCAGGGGGTGGGCAGGTGTCACGCGCCCCTTCCGCGCCGCGCGCCTCCCTCAGGCAACCTGCGGCTTCACAAAAGCGGGAGCGCAGCGCGAGACACCGAGGCGAAGCCGCCTCGTGCTAGTCCTCGCGGGAAAGGACGGCTTGTCTCGCGAGATTTCTGAGGGGAGCCGGGACcagggaggaggagccaagcGGGGGCGGGACCTGACCGCGGAAATCAGGGGGGAGGGCTCGTTCCCTTAGCAACCCGCTCTGTTGACATCGCCCGGCGGTAGCCTGGGGCGGGGAATAAGGGCCCCGGGAGATCGTCGTTGTTCGGCCTTGGTGGGACCTCGCCCCCCGCGGGCACCATGCGCAAGCTGGGCCTGCAGCGGGACCTGGCCGAGGCGGCTGCGCTGGAGCGGAGGCGGCAACGCGAGCTGCACAGGCAGAGCCGCATCTTCAACGCCCGAGTCAGGACCATCGGGGTAAGCGGGCGGCGGGGCCGGCCAGCGGGAGGCGCCTtccaggggagcggggcgggggctgccGCCTCGTGGCACTATCTAGGggcggactgccccccccccacgggacTGTTGGGTGCCGACTTGTATGGGGACCGATTAAATTAATGATCATGCATCGGGACCACAAGTACCTGGAAACGTAGCTTCGTCCAGGGACCAGTAATACCCAGGAGTGACAGTGTTGCGGTTTTTGTCCTGGGggctgaaagcactttacaaaggtgagtGTCTTTATCCCCAGTAATAGACGGGGAAGCACCGAGCCATGCTGGGTGGGCTCATATTTAGAAGGCACACACTCCAATTTAGTTAGCCTCTCAACATTTCCAGTGTTGGAAGATTACCTCTGCAGTTCTTACATGTGTAGcccatcctgcttccattgaaaccaAGGACAAAACTTTCTTTAGTGGAAACCGAATCAGCCCCTGTGTGGGTATATATTTAGGTTGCGTTTACACTACTCATACCACTTGCGGTGGCTTGTAGGGTGTATGTAGCTACACGCCACAGTGACAAGCAGGCAGAGTCCACACTGCGGTGTGTAGCTGCTTAGCTACTCATGTCAGTGAAAGGCtgtacagcaggggtgaggtaatggggagctgctggtgcctTTCCCTATGGCAAACATACCTTTATATCTATAGGGCTTGATTGCCCACTACCTTGAACCTTAAGtcaagggtggccaacctgatcctgagaaggagccagaatttaccaacgtaCATTGCCAaggagccacagtaatacatcagcagcctcccgtcagctccctctccccactcccagtgcctctcGCCCACTGGCAGCCTCCCCGATCAGCACCTCtccacacctcccgatcagctgttttgtggcatgcaggaggctctgggtgggagggagaggagcgagggcattGCAAGCTCCAGGGacagggtgggaaggggtgtagtgggggcagggcctgtggcagagccaggggttgagcagtgacattggaaagttggcacctgtagctccagccccagagtcaatgtctatacaaggagccacatattaacttctgaagagctacaggttggccacccctgccttaagtagtcatttacactagtgcagaGCAAGTGGAAGGTGGACTTAAGacactaccaaatcagaatgataGCAACACTGCTGTAAATAACTGCACAAGGTACTGACaactgagaatcagacccattatGTGTCTGTCTCTTCCAGttatttcatggtctgtgacacgtttttcacaGCCGTTAAGGAACATTAGAATATATAACCTTCCTTCAGTGTTATTAATGTATTAACAACTTTTTATTAGTATCACATAAAACTAGATTCAGAATTGGTGAAATCGGGTTcagtccattgatttcagtggattcgACCTGTTTATGACTGGTCTGAATTTGATCCATAGAGTGTTAGGGTTGAATTTTTTTACTATCAATGAGTCATTGGAAGGATAATTTCACTTAGATTTTCAATAAATCCTTGGATTTATGCCTGGGGCCTTTATGCCACAGACACCTTAGTTacgaggacttgtggcaccttagagactaacaaatttattagagcataagctttcgtggactacagcccacttcttcggatgcatatagaatggaacatatattgaggagatatatatacacacatacagagagcataaacaggtgggagttgtcttaccacctctgagaggccaattaattaagagaaaaaaaacttttgaagtgataatcaagctagctcagtacagacagttagataacaagtgtgagaatacttacaaggggagatagattcaatgtttgtaatggctcagccattcccagtccttattcaaaccagagttgattgtgtctagtttgcatatcaattctagctcagcagtttctcgttggagtctgtttttgaagtttttctgttgtatatatctattccagtgacataatcataggacctaatcacatcagccataccatcaggggctcgttcacctgcacatctaccaatgtgatatatgccatcatgtgccagcaatgcccctctgccatgtacattggccaaaccggacagtctctacgcaaaagaattaatggacacaaatctgacatcaggaatcaaaatactcaaaaaccagtgggagaacactttaacctgtctggtcattcagtgacagacctgcgggtggctatattacaacagaaaaacttcaaaaacagactccaacgagaaactgctgagctagaattgatatgcaaactagacacaatcaactctggtttgaataaggactgggaatggctgagccattacaaacattgaatctatctccccttgtaagtattctcacacttgttatctaactgtctgtactgagctagcttgattatcacttcaaaagttttttttctcttaattaattggcctctcagaggtggtaagaaaactcccacctgtttatgctctctgtatgtgtgtgtgtgtgtgtgtatatctcctcaatatatgttccattctatatgcatccgaagaagtgggctgtagtccacgaaagcttatgctctaataaatttgttagtctctaaggtgccacaagtcctcctgttcttctttttgcggatacagactaacacggctgctactctgaaaccttagttACGAGGGAATAAAAtggaccagtggtccatctgatccagtatcctgtcatcaGTAATGGCCAGTGCTAGATGCTCCTGAGGAGGGTGCAAGAaatcatgtacacctctaccccgatatagcactgtcctcgggagccaaaaaatcttactgcgttataggtgaaaccacataatatcgaacttgctttgatccgccggcatgcgcagccccgcccccccgtagcactgctttaccgcgttatacccaaattcgtgttatatcgggtcgcgttatatcggggtagaggtgtacttggcaATTGTCGGACAGTCTGCCCACACAGGTAAAGTAACTAGACAACTGAAGACCAGTGTCTTGCACAGGGACATTCATCATTTGGCTTTTGCCATGACATATGTGTCTACCACatgattttaaaagtttaaaagatAAATCCTCACCTGATGTAAATCTGTATATCTCCACTTAATGGAACTATTCTGATCtataccatctgaggatctggcccaaagacttTTGCACTAGTATATTGAATCAATTTGCAGGCGAGACAAACATAAGAAATGAAAGATAAACCTAACAAAGGATTCTATAAATGTTTTTGTTGGTTTAATTAAAATAGTGTAATGTATTCACCATGTGAAAGATAACATTCGGAGTGGGGGTTGTCCTGTGCGCTGAAATTAAGCATAGCACAAAGTAGAAAGATCCTGCAAGCCTACAAAATATACAGTATATTCGTGCTTCCagtcacatttttaaagtgcCCGTATACTACATACGGGCATAGATTTTAATATTATCAGTTCTGTTTAGCTGCCTCTTCTGAAGAAGTTTGAAGCAAGCCAGTATCTGACTTCTGAACACTCCACAAATGTTGGAAAAGAGACTGAATCAAAAAGGGCAGGGAGTGTGCAGAGTGGTTCACTGGCATGGGAATGGGAGTCTGGAGACCTTATCTCTAGTCTTAACTGCCATTAACTTGTTGTGTGATCTTAGGTCAATTACTTTCCCTCTTTATGCACCTTACCTCATCTGTAATACGGGGTTAATTATGTTTACCAGTCTTTGTAAATATGCTCTGAGATATTTAGCTTTTTTCATTTATAGAAGAGTTAATTTAATTTAGAGCTCATTCTTCTCAGCATCAGGAATTTCTGAAAAGCATGCAAATACACAACCAAATCAAAAATGAATATGAATTAACATATACACAGTATGAATATGTACAAATAAGGTGTAAAATTACAAATAAAGAAAGATTATTATAAGAACAGATTAGAAAAACCAGTTGGAAGCCTCAGCATAGCAAATAATTCATCACTGCAATTCTATTGATATCTTGGCATGCAGTTAGTGGAATGACTAGCATTTCAGATGCTCTCAGGTTGGGATTCTGGACAATTCAGATGAGTACTAAAGATCTGTGTGATTTGGAACAGTTCTTTTCTGGGTATTTTCTGGACAAGAGAAAACTGTTCAGAGAAGGTATGTAGCTGGTACAGTAGTTCAGAATTTGTATAATCTGTCCAGTCTTTATCTGTCCATTTTATGCCTAGAATCTACCAAAGGAAGCATGTTTAATTTTTCCTTAACTTATTACTGAAATTGTAAAGAACTTTATTAATCAAATATTTCCTTATAACAGTTTATATTTAGAATCCAGTACTGCATGGTTTTGAACTTTATTTATCATTTGAAGGTATTCTAGGACTTCTGCTGCTTTCATACATCATAAGATCAGACTTTGTTTCTTCACCTAATCAGCATATTCAGCAATCCTAGGCAGTATCGCACCATATGTTTTTACTACTGTGATCTGTTTTGAGGGCACTTGCTTAATCCAAATACAGAATAATTAATACCTAGCatttttcatccaaggatctaaAAGTGCTTTACCAAGACAATTAAGGATTATTATCCCACCTTTATAGATACAAAAAGAGATTAAGtcacttggccaaggtcacacagaaaatctgtggATGAGTCAAGGACAGAACCCCAGTTGCATGCTGAAAACACCAGACACCATGCTTCACACTGTGAAGGTTGAAAATTCCCTCTTACCGCCATCTCCGCCTCCAACAGATGTTTGAGTCAAAATGGTACATTTTACAGAAGTGCACAAATGTTTTAGAactgaaaactattataactCTTAAGTGAGTGTCAAAAACCTTTACAACTATTTAATATATGTAAATGGATGAAAGATAAGTAACTTAAGTAGGAATGTCCTCTACAGTGGAAGAAACATTTCATCTAATGTATTGGAGCTCAACCTAACCTTGTAATGTTATTTTGTTTCGGAATAAGAATGTACCTGTTGCTATTAGTATGAAGTGAACAAACAGGAAGATTATTGTTGGATTTTCTTTTTGCAGCCACATACTTTAAATAGTAAAGTGCCTGTAATTTACCATTAAAGCCATTTCACTGGCAATAACGTAATTCACAGCTGTCTAGAATTATAATTTTGCAAGGCAAATACATTCATTTCTGGCTCAAGTGGACATTTTAATATACAAGGTTGGACTAGAGCCGGTaaacagtaaatattttcaatagaataaataatttttacagagtttaatttttttcattataaTAGGTTGATAAGGATGCTTTGGATACTCAAATCAATGATAAGAAGATTCAAGAGGCAAATGAGAAAGCACGACATGAGACAATTGGTATATTTATTGCTATATAAAGAATACAATTTTATATTAGTATATGTAAACATTTGTACGCTGTTTtgcaatcttttctctccattttctcctttttaaatgttttcaccAGTCTTTTCCTGAATATTTGCTGCCGTGGAAATATAGGCCAAGATGTTAAAAATTGGTACCAAAAGTTAGGCACCTCTATAAGTGGTCTGAagcctactcctgggggaattctgcgcagCTCTGCATGCACATAATTCATGTGCTGCacatcatttttttccccccacaggcaATAACTTCTGCcagaaagttgctgcagttatgCTTTTTGCCTACCAGGGGTTGGTGTGGCACTAGAACAGAGCAGCCACTCCCGAGCAACCCCCAGCTGCGATAGGGAAGGGAAGAGGATGCCTTCTTCACAATGCTGGTGGGGCTAGGTCAGGAGATAGGGGATATGAGGGGACAGACAGTgtggggcacatggggctgctggggggggtcaCAAATGGGGGTTCATAAGGGTTATTGGGGGAGGacacactggggcaggggctgaatgggagtggaggcacagagccacatagggacagggggagggatgcagggacacatgggggaaggggagtggctgagtggggccagatggggaaagggggaggggatgaagggccacatggggaaagggggagggggtggctgaGTAGGGgcacagggccacatggggatgaggaggaggtgcagggacacatggggaaaggggtgtctgagtgggggtacAGGGACATGGGACAAgcgggtgcagggacacatggggattggaggagagggtgcagagaCACATAGGGTGACTGAGAGGTGCAGAGACACATAGGGTGAGTGAGAGGTGCAAGGGGACAGGGGAAGATGtgtctgactgaatgggagaggccaggggtCAGCCAGAGTCTGCCTGGGGAGGCTGCCTAACAATTCTTCccggccgccccccccaaaacctgttccatatttctcccatccacacccaacaaccctccaggttcactcacaggctccttccttttccctcagctcctctgttacccctgactcccccaagcctttgcactgcttctgggagGGGGGGCtcacagttctgtattgtagttgaaatgaattacacaaagttctgtatttatatgcctagtaaggaatctatttgacaaaaaacatttcctgaatctttttcatTGCCTGTATTATTaaagacatacttgctgacaggtattttgaaataagttaccagaataattgaaactggtgtgattatattgtgttattttgacaaataaaatatgtagaattttgcagaattttgaaatattatgtttagaatttttaattttttggcacagaattcccccaggagtagaagaCAACGGGAAGTGTTGGCTtttcagcccttttgaaaatcaattTAACTTAAAACATATCAGTAGTCCCAATGAACCCTGTGCGGAAAGTTAAGCTTATGCATagggctacgattttgtcacagaggtcacggaatctgtgacttccagagacctcggTGACTTGAGCTTGCagcgcctgggagctgcaggtcccccCATTGCCCGTGGTGGCTGGGAACTGAGAGGCCCCAACTCCCAGCcaccaggggcagagcagggagtgtcCTGGGAGCTCTCAGCCGCTGTGGGCGGTGGGGGTGCCCCACAGTTCCTGGTTGCCATGGACAATGGATGCCCCGCAGCTCAGAGCCCCGGGCaaaggccctgcagctccctatttgtcatgcatatttttagtaaaagtcacggataggtcacgggcttccatgaattattttttattgcctgtgacctgtccgtgatttttattaaaaatatgcatgacaaaatcttagccttaattatgcaTAATACTTTAAAGGATCAGACTTAGGATCCTCACTTTAGGCACTCATTTTGAAAGCATATGCTGTAGGAATCACCTACCGCTGTATCAGCAAATAAAGATACATATGCACTAAAATGGTAATAGTTATCTGAGTAAATTTGTATTTCCTTGGTTCCACATTTAGTTTCTAGATATAAATTAATTTCATAAACCTTGTCCATATGTGAGCACATGACTGATTATGTTTTTCCCTCTTAATTCAgacatacaaaaataaataggATATACTTTCTATTTCACCTTTGAAACAATATCTATCATCACTTGAgggggaaaagattttttttccacactgGGTAAATATTGCCGTACCTACTTAGGTGAAACTTCCACTAAAGTCCATGGAAGTTTTCTATCAATAAGGTCTTTAGGGTTTAGCCCACTCTttatatttggatttttttttatagtacATCATGTATATGCTACATGCCATTAGGAAAGTGTATTTTAATTAATCTgattcgggggtgggggtgtaaagTACTCATCAATTTACTTGGGGAAGGCTGTACAGTTCTGCAAATATTAATAGAACCTGTGCCACTGAAGCACATGCATTGCAATAACTCTTTACTCCTAGAGGTGCTCATTATGGACAGCCATCTGTATATAGATTATTTGTGATAGAAACATAAATAATCTATACCAGGGTTGTGAGTAGGAGCCATTGCTGAGTCGGGGCATACACACATAATTATGCTGACCACATCCCCTGACCTCGAGGCTGCACCATGGTTTACCGTGGTTGGAATGCCCCTCTATGGTTTCATTTACAAAGGGCCCACAGAGTAACCTCTCTGTGGGTTCAAGAATTGCCAAAATATAGTAGCCAGCTTCCGCACTGCACAGCCGCTGCTGGTCATGATTTTCCTGGCAGGCATTGATTCACAATATCTAACAGAATTTGCCCTTTAGGAAACTTCCAGAACACACGCATTCTGACAGAGGCAATGATATTTACTTGTGAATTATAATTAAACTGTTAGACTGTGTACTCCGTGGGATGGGATCAGTTGCAATGTTGGAACTGGAGGAGGGAATTAACAATAAACTCTCCAAAAAGGGATGGTGTTTGCCAGTATTTTTTCCAAGCTATATCATTGGTGGTACATCATTTTAGAGCTCATGATTAGTTATTTTTATAGTTTCTTATGTTCCTAATAAGTAACTGTGTTTCAGTCACTACTGCAAATTAGTAGTAGATGCTGAGGAATTGCTCTACAGTACCTAGGATTGATATGCTACACAAAATGTGATAAAATAGACCTATCTAATTTTATTAGCAGTCTTATCTTCTGTCtttattttatgtatatttttttattatattttccaGCAAGTTTCTGGTGCCAAAAGTGATTCTTAAAAATTGAGAGGTTTTATAATAGTGCTATTCAATCAGTTTAGAAAAATCATTTGCCAGCTTTGACCTTCTAAATGACTTAAGTCTAGTAGATTTATTTTCTAGTCTTTTTTTCAAGATCACATTCTTCATTTTTTACAACCCCCTGTACATTTTGAATCTCGCAGTTTCACCTTGTTTATAATCTTTTTGTAGCTGGTGAAATGAAGCAAAATGACAAGATCATCTGTATGTTAGAAGAACGACAGAAAGAGGACATCAAAAACCTAAACAAAGCTGTCACTGAGTTTCaacagaattttcagaagccAGAAACTCGGCGTGAGTTTGATTTGTCTGACCCACAGGCCCTGAAGAAGGATACTCCTGCTCGCCTCTCTGATAATGACCCTCGATGTACTATATCTGGCTTGCAGAAGTTTCTAGGAGAAGATTTAAACCATGATCGGAGGGTGAAATTTCAAAAGGAGCAGTCAAGAGAATGGTCTCTACAGCAACAGAGAGACTGGAAGAATGCATTAGCAGACCAGAAATTTGCAGGTAACAAACGAAGGTAGAAGTTTGATTttcatgctcttttttttttttacaagttcTACTGTGAATAATTCGCAAAACTGTAGAATATCCCATTATGCCAGTCTGTGATATAGGAAAATTTCAGTGTATTCAATACTCATTTCATAAAAGTGCTGTTGGAATTTTAACTTCACATAGACATCCTCTACAGACTGACAAAAATGAACTTGTTTTAACGTCTCAGTTAAAGTACCTGTATTGAGAACTTATGATGATCCCATGAATTTCTAATCTTCTTTTCCCCTATACACCTGAAATTGAGAGACTGAGTGGTTTAAAAAAAGCTTGTGTATTTTCAATGTTTGATTCAATGAAGTCAAGGTGGTTGTTATGCTTTTATACTAATGTTACAGTAGATAAAATGAagctctgatttattttttagtttctgtcctgaaaaaaagtgttttctGGGGATAgttacaatattttttaaaaacattgtccAAACAAGTTTTGAACAAAAGAGTAAATAAAGTTTGCTTCGTTTTTTACATTTCTAACCTGGATTGCTTGATATGTTAATTTACTGACTCATTAAATATTCTATGATGACAAACCTTAGCCATGGAATTTGGAAAGGGATACATGAGGTGGCTTTCTGTTTAATATTATGTGAATAGTTCATCAGCTAACAACTGTTTTAAAATGACAATTATATATGCATGGATGATCAACCTTATCAACTAAATTCTGTTTTAATCTAATTTAGAGGATCTCCATGACAAGAACAGGATAGACCTAGATCAAAAGGCTATGGAGCTACAAAGAAAAGACGTAGAAACCAGACAAGCTGTTTGTGCAGCTACCAAGGATTTTAATAGAACCGAGGTAAATTAATATTGGTTATAAAGAGGAAGGAATTGAGCAATTATTTTTTTTGAAAAGTCATGTAACAAAGTACAATGAGTAATGATGTTGCCAAAAAGATTTGTCAGCAATTGAGTTCAAATGTTATTTTAGTAATCAGAAAATACGTTTTATGCACTTCTCTAAAGATATCCTCGGCCAGTTTCCAGGAGCCAGCAGGGGAAAATGTCTGCCTAGACTGGAGCTTTTGCTCAGCCTCACTAAAAACTGTCAACATCCACTTGTACTAACACCACAGTTTTTTGTCTCTGCATGGCTCATCCTGCTCTTTAACATCATAGTAGCAAATGGATCTGGTTTTGAACTCCCCAGACTCACCAGAAATTGTGAAGAATCAGAGGGTCTCTGATAGCGCTGTGCATGGCAGCATGGCAGCATTCGAGAAGGAGTAAGTTTACAGTAGGCCTGGAGCAAGTCTACAATATGATAAAGCAGATAGCTGAAGAACAGATCCTGCTTATGAAAATAtcatagcaggggttctcaaactgaaggtcaggacccctcagggggtagggagattattacatggggggtcgtgagctgtcagcctccgccCCAAACCgcgcttttcctccagcatttataatggtgttaaatatattaaaaagtgttagTAATTTCTAAGGGGGATTGCACTCAGACGctcgctatgtgaaaggggtcaccagttaaaaagtttgagaaccactgtatcaGAGAATATCTCTGAAATTAAAACCATAACTGCAGCACACCAGTTCAGTTTGCAGGGGCTAATCTCCAGGATCAGGGAGGCAGAAGTTAGAAGACAATATGAACTCTATTATGATCCGTGCAGACCAACCATGTCTGATCCAAAAGCTGAAAGATAGAATCGATCTGTAAGGACAGTCCAGAAGAAATAATTTGAGGGTGGTTGGATACCCTGAGGAAATGGGAAAAGACCTGTACAACTTTTGTGTAAGACACTATTTGAGATTCTTTCCTTATACCCAGACACAGAGCTGAATATAGAAAGGACCCATTGCTCCTAGCCCCAAACCCTCGACTAATTCCAAGCCAAGCATTTATATTAAATTTTCCAAAACACAATGTGAAAGaatccattctttaaaaaaaaaaaaaaaaaaaaaccctgagaaaAAGGAAACCTGAGCTGGAAAGGGCATAGAATAGTGGTATTTCCCAACTACAGCCAGGAGGTAATTGAAAAAAGAGCCCTATTAAATATGTCAAGGAAGCAGGCCAAGGAGAAAGGACTGACCTATTTTATAGCCTTCCAAGCTCTTTTTAAGATCAAGGTGGATAGCCAGGCCCTTAGCTTCTCTAAACTGGGAGTAGCAGAGAACTACATTGTATTGTTTTTCTATAGAACCAAAATTACATTGCCATGGGATTTGCTATTCAACACTTGTGATGCTGGGTTGTTGTTGACAGAAGTGAAGGGACCCAGAGAAGTGCCCACCTCAGCTCTGTACCTCCCATATCCTCCATTGTACCCATATTTAAAGCCAGGCAGAACCATCAGACATTCATAGACTCAAATCAGCACAACACATCCCACTGAGCAAGAATCCGGACCAACCTGACTCCAGTGGAGACAGTAACTATATCCTATACACTCTTTGAAACACCAGGTTGATTGCTTTGCTTAACAAACTATACGAATTGCAGTTGGTCATCTATCAGTCCAGATCTCCTGACTGTATTTCTTCTAATAATGGTTATGGGCTTTTTTCCCCATTGGTTTTGTGCTTCCAGAAGGAAGAggagtggggtgtgggaagggttgCTTTACTTAATGCTTTTAAGAACAGCATACTGGTAATGTATTCCATTTAAATTGCAGATGTTGATATTGGGTAACGTTCACAGGGATGAGGGCATTATTTCACTTCCGGTGTGTTTTTAAAGAGCTGGCCATTGGAGAGCCATACACTGGGATTTTGGACCGACCTGTATATAGGAGGTGGTAAAGTAGTTTCTTGTTTCTCATCCCTCATTTTTCCAGTGGATCCACAAGCAGATATATGTCTGGTAGGACTCTAGCCTCCGATGCATAGTTATGTGCATTTAGACCAG
This genomic window contains:
- the RIBC2 gene encoding RIB43A-like with coiled-coils protein 2 isoform X1; amino-acid sequence: MRKLGLQRDLAEAAALERRRQRELHRQSRIFNARVRTIGVDKDALDTQINDKKIQEANEKARHETIAGEMKQNDKIICMLEERQKEDIKNLNKAVTEFQQNFQKPETRREFDLSDPQALKKDTPARLSDNDPRCTISGLQKFLGEDLNHDRRVKFQKEQSREWSLQQQRDWKNALADQKFAEDLHDKNRIDLDQKAMELQRKDVETRQAVCAATKDFNRTEVAEFAERKMLEKRQEEEDNVAEISNLLRGDLLSENPEQAASSFGRHRVITDRWKGMNQDQLMAIRYTQQQQVLEKLRLQEEERQRNAEWDRQRIQAARAQLLFERHQQRLNRELRRTLDNANAQLSQEQKSKKIYLQEEVYSNFPTGQYFTQFNTTSR
- the RIBC2 gene encoding RIB43A-like with coiled-coils protein 2 isoform X2, coding for MAEPLQTLNLSPLVDKDALDTQINDKKIQEANEKARHETIAGEMKQNDKIICMLEERQKEDIKNLNKAVTEFQQNFQKPETRREFDLSDPQALKKDTPARLSDNDPRCTISGLQKFLGEDLNHDRRVKFQKEQSREWSLQQQRDWKNALADQKFAEDLHDKNRIDLDQKAMELQRKDVETRQAVCAATKDFNRTEVAEFAERKMLEKRQEEEDNVAEISNLLRGDLLSENPEQAASSFGRHRVITDRWKGMNQDQLMAIRYTQQQQVLEKLRLQEEERQRNAEWDRQRIQAARAQLLFERHQQRLNRELRRTLDNANAQLSQEQKSKKIYLQEEVYSNFPTGQYFTQFNTTSR